GCGACGCCGCGGATGTTCCCCTCGCCGAACGACGGGGCGCTGTCTTTGAGCCAGCGGGTTGCCTCGTTGTACGTGATGAACGCCGCGATGTCGCCGCCAGCGCCGGGAATCGCGCCGATGAACGACCCGAGAATGCCCGACCCGACGCTGACCGGCGCGATGGACCGCAGGTCCGAAACCGAGGGGAACACGCCGGTTATCTCCTGGTCGACGCGGTCGTTCCCGCTGTTGATGCCTTGGGA
This region of Salifodinibacter halophilus genomic DNA includes:
- a CDS encoding C4-dicarboxylate ABC transporter permease; translated protein: SQGINSGNDRVDQEITGVFPSVSDLRSIAPVSVGSGILGSFIGAIPGAGGDIAAFITYNEATRWLKDSAPSFGEGNIRGVA